The genomic interval TGCGGAGAATGGATGACATTAAAACGGAATCGGACAAATAGGGGCTCGCCGCCAGCAAGTCTTTGGTGAGCTTTGAAGAAGATACCTTCGGATCGTTTACCTCGCTTACCAGTTTCTGCGTATTGCCTCCGTCAATCATTGCGTTAAGTGAATCTTCCTGGTGTTCATAAGCATTAATGGCAGCAATCATTTCTTCGGAAGGAGAAATAGCCGACCGGTAGCCGAAGCCATTTCCTTTCGTGATCAGCTTTGGACACGTATTGCCATCACTATGGATATTGCAATTGTTCAGCACCCACGGTGATTTTACCTTGGATGCAACAGGCACATAGGCTCCGTTCGAATGGTGATAATAGGTAATGGCAGCTGAAGATAACCCGTCATGGTATAGCTGCCAGATGACAGGAGCACTATCATAAAATCTATTACCCGCCGGGCCATTAGAACCGGAGCAGGACCCTTGTGACCTCTGTATGCTACCTATAATTGCGGGTGAGGAAGGACTAAAAACAGCAATATTGTATTTGGAAGTAATAAAATCATTGCATTTAAATACTAATCCGTTTGTTATATAGTTTACAATGTTTCCAGCATTTTCACCCATTGATGCAGCGCCATATTGTAATCCTGTGAAATCATTCCTGTAAATAAGATTCGCATACTGGCCTGAGTTATTTACAATAATTCCATAGCTGTTAGCAAGCAATGGAGGCCCATTTGCTGGACCGGTAAAATCATTCTCTTGAACGGTGTAGCCCGTACAGGCAGACATATATAAGCCATAAATCTGTCCGGAGGGAAGCAGGTCTAAATTGAAAGTATTGCTGGTGATCACCGGGTTGTTTGTATATGCCGACATATAGATGCCGCGGTAGGTGCCCGAGAAATTGTTCTGGTCCAGGGTAAGAGTATGGGTTAGCTGTGTGCCATCGGAAACAAGCGCATAGACGCCCCGGTAGAGGTTAGTGAACTGGTTGACCACCGGGGTGCAGGGACTTTGACTGGGATCGCAGTAAGGCTCCAAGATATAATCGGCGTCTGAGCTGGAGATGCCGATGCCACGTGTAAGAATATCGGGGTTCAGGCTTCCAGGACCTGTAATGGTATTTCCTAAATATAGATGCCGTGGACATCCCACATGCTGATGAACTCGTTTGTAAACTGGCCGGTGTAAGGCGCATTCACGCCCGTGCAGGAAAAGGCAGAATTCTCGATGTAGCTCACATCCACTGCTTCGTTAATTACAGGGGCACTGGAAGGATACTTAAAAAAAGTTATCCCGTTGCGGTTGTTAACGAAGCTGCTTTGGTTAATCTGAAGGATGCCTCCGCCCTTGGTACCTAAACCATTGGGATAGGCATAATCTGGAGCCGAATAAAAAGCTTCATCTGCAAGCACGGCGATATATGCATTCTCGATCTTCGCATTGTTTTTCATCACCAGCATCCCCTGGTAATTTGGCATCTGAGTGGAGCTGTTTATGGATTGAGCTTTGGCAGGGTCTCCCAATACTTGGATGCCGCTCCACATGGTACCACAGGAATTAGTAATAGTGGCATTATCTATAACCATTTTGGCGCCGGGCATTATTTTTATATACCGGTCCTTGGCCATATTGATTTCTGCCGCATTATTTACGGTAAGAGTTAAACCTGCTGCCACTACTACATTGGTGGGCAGGGTGCGGCTTTTATCCCATGTGGTATTTGAGGAAAGAGTTGCCGTTGCATTGGGGGTGTATAATGCTGGAAGATCAGCTTCCCAAACTCCCCTGCCGAATGTAGCAGCACGAAGCTTATTAGTGCAGTAAAGAATTTCAAGATCACGAACTTCGACATTAGGGAGTTTATTGACTGGATCAAGATTAAATTGTGTCCATTGACTCATTGAATTATTGCGATAGAAAACTCCTACATCCGTTCCCACATATAATTCATTATTGCTTCCCGAACGATATACCAAAGAATAAATGTTATAGCAGGAATTGATACCCGTGCTGAAATCGCCCCATACATATTGTGCTATGTCATCGTTGTAATATCGATGCATTATTTTATGGGAGGTATTAGGATCATATTCTTCATAACCAATCCACATTTCATTGGGATTATTTGGATTTATTACAATAGAAGTTATTCTGTATTTCTGTTGTTGAATTCCGGGATCATTTAATGTTGGGGTAATATCCATCCAGCTTGAACAGGATATGCCCCCGCTATTAGATGTCATAAACAACCTTGAGTTTACTGTTCCTGAGGCGAAATCGGTGGCAGCTACAATAACCTGACTGTTAGAAGGAGCAATTGCTATGGCAGTAATTGGTTGTCCACCTGTGGAAAAACATGAAGGAAAATCAGAATTCTGTGTGTTAGTAATCCATTGATCGGTGGTTTTCCACAAGTCTGACCTCCCGACCAGATATGTACTGGATGAATTTGGATCCTGGATAATCGGAGGGTTGTCATATCTCGCTGAACCACTTGTTATCCCAATGCTTGACCATGAGATTCCACCATTAATTGATTTTTGGTAAACCAAACTATTGGGTGCTGCGTAAAGATTATTCTCTTCAGCGTAATCTATAAGGCTTCCGAAGGCATCTTGTCCAACGAGCGCGTAATGCGTTATATAGGTCCAGTTTGTGCCATCCCATAAATTAGTTCCTGTGTCCTGATCTCCAATTATTATTTTGCTTTTATTAGTGGCGGAAGTGCCGAATCTATAGATGGTGCTTGCATTTATTCCCATATTCAACTCTGTGAAAGAAGTTCCATCATATTTAAACACTCCGCCATCTGTTGCCATAAGAATTGTTGAACTATTCGGAAAATATTTTAAGCCCCATATATCCGCATGATAATTAGAATTTGGACTGCCAAGAACTGACCAATCACTACTTGCAGTTCCATGATTTACTGCTGTGTAAAAATATACATCTGCAGTAGCAATTTTATTATCATCGGTGGGATTTACAGCAATTGGAATTCTTCCTCCTGTTTTAGGATATTGAATATTCCATTGAGTTCCATCATACCAATATAAATAAGGTTGACTGGCATTCATTATTGCATACAGATATCCTGAATGCTGCGGGCTATTTACAAACGATACGCCGAGACGAATTAATTTTACAGTTGACGATAATGGAAAGTTGAGAACAGCATCTGCCATGCTAGGCCATGAACCCGTGCCATTATTAGTATTTATATAAATATTAGCATAATTTGAATTAGCTGAGGGATCAGCAAATGCAGCATAAACCGTAGAAGGATTACCCGGTTTAAATTCCACAGATGAACAGAATTGATTACCACTTACTGGCAATACCTTCGTCCAGGTTGTCCATGCATCTCCCGTCCGGTATAATCCATCCGACATGGCAGCATATTGGACATTCACATCAGATGGACTAATAATTATTCGTGAAATAAGTTTTTTATCGCAATATGCAATTGTAGGGCCTACGGCTTGGTATGCACCTGTTAACGTGTTCAGTTTGTATATTCCAACTGAAGGTTGCCATGGATCGTATCCTAAGTAGTTTAAATCTGGATCTTGTAGGTCAGTCATCAATTTGTTCCCATCACCTGTCGCCAGATACACTACATCAGAATTACCCGGATCAATAGCAATGTCTGAAATTGCGCTAAGAGGCAGCAAATCGGCAGCCGTGGAACTCCATGTAACTCCACCATTTATAGTTTTAAATAGTCCACCAAACCGTGAGCTGACGTAGAATTTATTGTTATCGTAAATAGCAAAAGATTTTAATTGACCTGTTCCATTAGCGTGGGCATTTGCACCTGAGGAAATAGAATTTAAAGGTGATCCTATGGGTCCCAAAGGAGTCCAGGGTTGTGACAGTACCTCACTATAGAATGCGATGATAAAAATTAAAGAGTAAACATTTTTCATAGAACAGAAATTTACTGTTATAGTATTATTAATTTAACAAAAAATGGCTGTTGTTTCTTGTCTTTGGATATTTCAAACAAATAAATCCCTTTTTGAAAGGTATCAGGAGGTAGATAAATGGAATTCGCGGAAAATATCACTGGTCTAACACTCCTTCCAGTAATATCGAGAACCTTGACTTTATATTGTTGAGGATATGTTAAATTTAAATAAATTGTCGATCCCATCGGTACCGGATTGGGATAAATCAACGAAGTAACACTTGCTATATTTATATTTTCGATAGCCAACGGCAAATCACAGGAAGGATAAACATATGAAGTATCTAAATACTGGATTTCTCCATTTACCTTCATACATTTCAAATTGTAGATGACTTCCCAGCCGATAAGAGAATATATTTTTTCGAGAATAAGACCTCCAGACCAACCTACTCCCTCAATCAATGCCACTGGATAACCAGTTGTATTTGTTAAATTAAATTTCTTATGGTAGCTATTATCAATTAAAATAGAATCAATGCTTGAGACTAGCATTGTATCTGCTACGTCATGCAGCCATGTTTGCGGTAAAACCTCTCCAGAATCTAAATCAAAGTCAAATAATATTGTTTCTTCCGGACTACAGGAACAGAAGTAGTATATTTTCCTGTTAACTGTATCTTCTCTGAGCGCCCCAAAATATTCCCCGTAAAATGCATTTCCCACTTCGGGCACTATATCCGCATAAAGCTTTTTATAGGTTGCATTACCAATAGTGGTATCACCTCTGGTATAATAATTTCGCTTCTCGCATATACCAAAACATTGCTCATCAAAATAATCTGCTCGCCACTCTCCGCCATCAAGAGGAAACGGATGATACACATTTGCCTGTGAAAAAGATTTCTTGAAAATCAAAAGACAAATAGCAATGAGTAAAAAATTTTTCATCAAAAAATATTGAGAAATGAATTATAATATTTCAATGTCTAAAACTAAGAAAATTTTTATCAGGTTTAATGCTGGTCGGGATTTGCAATCCAGACCCTTTAACCATGGATTTTATAATCCATATAAGAAACATTTAATCAAATTTATCCTCTTATTATTGCAGGGAGAATAGAAGAAATTACAATAAGGATGGATTACAAATCCAGAAACTCTTAGATCGGGATTATAATCCCGACCAGCTGGGGTATTACCATTTAGCTTAAGGATACTTTCTGGCGGCAGTCTCTATCAGTAAACATCATTTATTTGCACTCATTTAACCATTTCCGCTATCCATTTCCGCCATCAATTCCGATGAAGACATTTCTTTCTTTTTGAATTTTGTCCGTTTTCCCGATTTTTTCTTTTGCAATTCTATAATGCTCCCCACATTTTTGCCGCGCCTTGAATCCTGAGGGAGTTCCGGGGTTTTTTCCAGACATCAAAAACACATTCTTTTCTTTTCCCCGCAGCTTCACTCCGTTCAGCCTATAGCGTTGGATGGAGGAAGCTGCGGTATTTACAGGTTTATACTTAAGCAGGTTCTGCAGCTTCCTTTGCTTTTCCTTTCCCGCAGGCTTCACTCCGTTCAGCCCATAGAGTTGGATGCAGGAAGCTGTGGCATTTAAAGGTTTACGCTTGAGCACTTTCTGCCGCTCCCTTTGCTTGCGCACATATGCTCTATAAAGTAAAGCTGCAGGGGGGAGGCAAAGTACAGATGAATTATACTTCGGAAACAACAATAAGAAAATCTTTATAAAGGTTGAAGGAATTCCAGCTTCAATTTTTTGCTATCAGCTTTTTCGTTCACTAAAAAACTGATGGCATTCTTCAGATCGCTAAACTTACTCGGCTTGGTAAGGAAATAAGCTGCACCCAGCTTTTTAGTTTCTTTTACATCTTCGTCTAACTTGGAAGTAGTGTAAATGATAACAGGAATATTTCTGAAGCGCTTTGATCGTTTAATTTCGGCAAGGCATTGCTTTCCATTAAGGCGGGGCATATTAAGATCTAAAAAAATAAAATCAGGTAGCTTACCATCCTGTTCTCTCAAAAATTCCAATGCATCCTGACCGTTTACCGCACTGATGCACTTTATTTCAGGATTCACTTCATCTACTGCTTCTGTAAATAGTTCCTGGTCGTCGGAATCATCATCTACAATAAGAATCAGTTTGGAATTGTTCATTAGATTAGTCAGCTATTGGTGTTACAAGAAGCCTACTATCGGGTTTTTTTAAAGGGATGCAAAGTTAAGTAGAAGTAAGATAAGCTTTTAAATTAATTTTACAAAGTTTACAAAATAGTTGAATTCTCCATTTTTAACGGATATAAAAACGCAATTTTTCGTGAAAAATAATAGTCCATCAAAATTATTAAATGAAAAAAAATGAACCGGCTTCGTCATTTGAAGAGATATCCCGCCTTGAGCCTTCCGGCATTATTGTAATAGGAGCCTCTGCCGGTGGTCTCAATGCTTTCAACGAGCTGGTTTCCCAATTCCAAAATGATTGGAATGCTTTCGATTTACGAAACCTTATTCATAAAGTTCATAATTCAAAGCAGCCAGCAAAGAAATCCGGACTCGAAATCAATCACAATGGAAGCACCCACCAGGTTTCTATAGAGGCAATCCCCATTACCTCATCCGATGAAGGAGAAATATTGCTCGTGGTGTTTGACGAAACTGGACCATCCATTCCCACCGCAATTGACGCTTCTTTCGCAAAAGATAAACTAGTGCAACAGTTGCGCACTGTAATAGATGCCTTTAAACAAGATATGGCTTCCATAGTAGAAACGCTCGAAGTAAGCAATGAGGAGCTGCAGTCCGCCAGTGAGGAAGTGGTATCCAGTAATGAAGAGCTGCAAAGTATTAATGAAGAGATGGAAACCAGTAAAGAAGAAATTGAAAGTACCAATGAGGAGCTGTTGACCATGAACCATGAATTACAGGTGCGGAACGATCAACTGGCAGAGTCCTACGATTATTCCGAAGCTGTTATTGCAACCATCAGAGAATCCGTGCTTGTGCTCGATAGCCATTTCCGAATTAGAAATGCAAACCGTGCATTTTACAAGACATTTCAGGTAAAGGAGGCCGAAACAGAGGAAGTAGTATTGTATGATCTTCAAAATGGTGAGTGGAACATACCAGATTTGCATGAGCTTCTGGAGGGATTACTTCCCCGAAACAGCCATATTCAGGGTTACAGAATAAAACACGTTTTCTCCCGGATCGGCGAAAAGATAATGGTTCTAAATGTGCGGAAAATCGTGCAAAAAATTCATCGACAGGAATACATATTGATTGCGATAGAAGACATCACCGAACATGAAACGGCACAGCAGATCATTGCAGAACGGGAAGAATGGTTCCGCAATATGGCGAACAATGCACCGGTAATGATATGGGTATCGCAGCCGGATAAAAAACGAACATTTCTGAACCGAACCTGGCTAGAGTTTACAGGGCGTAAAATGGAAGAAGAAATAGGTGACGGCTGGATGGAAAATATTCATAAAGATGATGTAGGGCAATATCTTGAAATCTATAATGCCAGCATGGAAAAGCAGCAACCTTTTGAGGCGGAATACCGGCTTCGCCACCATGATGGTGAATACCGCTGGGTAAAGGTTCATGCAAAGCCAACTTATTCGGTAAATAATACTTATGTAGGGTACGTAGGCAGTGTTCTGGATATACAGGATCAGAAAGATGCAGAGTATTCTTTAAAAGAGGCTGCAGACAGGGTGGAGGAAATTTTGGGATCACTGCCGCATATGGCCTGGATGGCAGATACAAATGGAAAATTGATATTCGTAAATAAAGGGTATACGGCCTTTACCGGCCTCACCTTAATGCAGGTGCAATCCCAGAGCAGATCGGATTTGATTCATCCTGATGATGTTGAAGCAGCATACAAGCTGAGAGACAAGCATTTTAAAGAAGGCACCCCGTATGATTTTAAGGTAAGGTATAAACGGAAAGAGGATGGAATGTACCGCTGGCACCTGGTACGGGCGGTTCCGTTAAAGGACAATGGTGGAAAGATTACTGCCTGGGTAGGAACCAACACAGATATTCATGACGAGCAATCATTGAATGAGTTACTTCTTGAATCCACAGAAAAGCTTCGTGCAGCTCTGGATGGATTGCCGCAAATGGCCTGGATAACGGATGAGAAAGGGAATTTACATTTTGTAAATAAAGGATACAGTCTGTATACAGGACAGAATGAAAACGAAGTCATATCATTTGATCACGATAGCATCCATGCGGAGGATTCTAAAAAGTTTTTGTCAAAATGGAGGCAACATTTAAAAAGCGGTGAACCCATTGAATTGGAGGTTCGCTATAAGCGGGCCAGCGATGGAATGTACCGTTGGCACCTGTTGCGTGCAACGGCAATTAAAAATGCGAAAGGTAACATTACCTCCTGGGTAGGCACCAATACGGACATCCATGAGCAAAAAATGTTTTTTGGAGAACTGGAGCGCAGGGTGCAACAACGAACCTACGAGCTTCAGGAAGCTAATGTCAATCTTGAGCGCTCCAATAACGAGCTCGAGCAGTTTGCCTACGTGGCCAGCCACGACCTGCAGGAACCTTTACGAAAAATTCTCACCTTCAGCGACCGCCTGCAAGAGCGTTTTTATGAAGTGTTGCCGCCGGACGCCAAGGGATATATTGATAAGATAGCTACCAGTGCCGATCGCATGACCAAGCTGATCGACGACCTGCTTAATTTTTCAAGGGCATCCGCCATCAATACAGGTTATGAGCCCGTTGATTTAAATAAAACCCTTGAAAATGTATTGAAGGATTTTGATGTTACTATCGGGAATAAAAATGCAAAGATAAACTGCGAGCGGCTTCCCGTTATCGAGGCAATACCCGTTCAAATGGTGCAGCTTTTTCATAACCTGCTGAGCAATGCACTTAAGTTCGTTTATGCTGAAAGGCCTCCGGAAATTTTTATTAGTGCACAAAATTTTGACAGCAAAGAATTGATCAATCCGGGCTCATTAAATCATCAAACGGAATATTGTGAAATAGTGGTAAGAGACAATGGCATTGGCTTTCATTCAGCTTACGCTGATCAGATCTTTATCATTTTTCAGCGCCTGAATGAAAATAAAAATTATCCGGGAACCGGTATAGGGCTGGCGTTATGCCGGAAGATTGTAAGCAACCATGGTGGAAAAATTTATGCTGAATCGCGTGAGAAAGAAGGTTCTTCATTCCACGTAATATTGCCGTTGAAGCAATCATAAATTCCCGGCAGAATTAACCCCATTATTGGTTAATCATTACCTTCTTTCTAATCACCGTTTCATCTTCTTTCCATTCACATATATAATAACCCGCCGGTAATGATGGCAATATAATTTGATACATTGCCTGCCCTTCTTCCACCCGTACCTGCTTGGTAAATACGGGTTTGTTCACCATGTCATATAAAGTAATAGCTCCCCGTGGTGGACTTTGGGAGGTAAAAAAGATATTTAAATATTTGCCAGCAGGATTGGGTGTAATTGTAAAATCAATGATATTACAATTTGAACACCATTGGTTATATTTTTCCTTCTGAAAAGTAAAAGGTGTGCTGCTTTTGTTTACGAGCAGCCGGTAGCAATTATCCGGATCAAACTGCTGGTTATCGTGAGCAATTTGAATGAAGACGGTTCCGGTTTGATCATTGTTAAAAATTACCTGTTGCGGATTCAGTCCATTGAACTGTGAGCTGTCGATAATTATTCCCTGATCATTATAAAGTTTTATGGTATAGGTACGCGTTATATCCGCCAGGGTTATTTTAAGGTTGGTATAGTCTGATTTTATTTTCACCTTAAACCAGTCATGATCTTCTGAAGAAGCAATATTAGCACTGTAACCCCAGCTATCGGTAGCTGTAGTAGCGGTGATTAATGCTGCCGAAGAGCGGGTCTCATTTGGCTCATTAACATCATAACAATTATCACCACAGTAAATTTTATATACCGCATAATCGCATTCACCATTATTTTGAAGCTGATAAACCCCGGGTGTAACCGGAAGAGCACCACACGTATGGCCGTCAGCAAACACGAACCCTTCCGTGTCTGTACTGATATCATAAAATCCATCGCTACTCTCTTCTCCCCAATAGGTTCCCATCAATAAGTTTCCATTTTTATCAAACTTAGCAAGCGCTGCATCAGAATTATAAGCATCATCAATAGCAGGTTGAATAGCATTCGGCGTGGCAATGCCTTCTGCACTGCGGGTGGAACCGGCAATATAAATATTTGAATTACTGTCAATAGCCATTCCGTAAAACGTGTCATTTCCTTCACCACCATAGTATGATCCCCAAATGCGTTTCCCGTCAGTGCTGAATTTTGCAAGCAATGCATCAAAGCCTCCCGGCGTTCCGTCCAGGTTCAGCAGTTGCTGATAGGCACCCGCAGTAGCAATATTATTCTTACTGCCGGTGAAGCCCGTGATATATACATTTCCTTCGGCATCACATACTACACCTCTTCCATGATCTTCTGCCTCACCTCCGTAATAAGTGGCCCAGAACAGATGCCCGTTAGAGGTATCAAATTTGGCGAGAAATGCATCAGTGGCACCTCCGAAAGTTGTCTGATGCGCCCCGTTCGTAGCGATACCTGACGAACTTTCACAGGTTCCTTCTATGTATACTGCTCCTTTGCCATCAGCGGTAACAGCGTGAGCCCTGTCCTGACCTGCACCACTGAAGTAAGTTCCCCAACGAAGCACACCCTTAGTGGTAAACATTGCAACGTAAGCATCGCCGGAACCACCATAAGTTTCCTGATAGGTACCCGGAGTGGCAATTCCCTCGTCGCTGTTACAATAGCCTGCCATGAAAACGTGTCCATAATTATCTACACATACCTTTCTTCCTTGATCAGGACTGGAACCTCCATAATAGGTGCTCCACAACAACATACCTGAACCATTAAATTTTATCAAAATGCCATCACCCTGACCGGCACGGTGGGTCATGTATGCACCATCCGTGGCCAGGCCATCACTCGTGGTGTTTCCTGCCACATAAATATTATTACTGGTATCAGAGGTAATACTGTAACCGATATCCTGTTCACTGCCTCCGAAATAAGTGGCCCAGCCCAGGTTCCCATCCGTTTTAAATTTGGCTACACAAATATCAAGCACACCCTGAAAATTATTCTGGTAAGCACCCGTGCTTGCAATTAAACTAGTGCTCGAAGTAGTGCCGGCAATTATCGGCTTACCACCATGATCAACTGTTATTTCAGTATTTATTCCCTCGTTTCCGTTTCCTCCATAATAAGAACCCCATATAATATTCGGATCAATAATAAGCGTGTTATCTATAAAAGAAGGTACCTCAAAACTTAGCTCTCTATTGTGTATTCTCCGTTTTGCAAAGACGTGTTTTTTGCTTTCGCCTAAATAGCAAAACAGATTGGTTTCCCTTATAAAGCCTGTTAGAGATTTAGCAGACAGGTTGTTATTTTTGTCAAGCGCTATTGCAGATGCACCCTTGTATTGCATCTTAATGAGTGATGCCTTGGCTTTTGGATGCACTACAAAAAAATATTCCAGTTCAAAATTTGAATTCGCCGTAAATACAAGGTCAATTCCCGGGTAAATATCTTTATAGCTGATCCTGTTAAAAGCCTGTACTTGCCTGATCCCATTATTGTAAGCAGGTGAAATAAAATAATTAAAGTAGGTATCGGAATTCTCCTCCGCAATAATTATGGGTGACGGATTAGCATGCTCAAATATCACATCTATTCGGTTCGATGAAAGTACAGACCGTTGCGCAGGTTTATAAATATCATGGTCTTTATCAGAGATGCCTGCTTCGGGATGAGGCATTGCTATTCGATCTTCTTTAAAAATTTCATAACTAAAACCATTACTTCTCAGTTGAAGATTAAACAAGCCGTTAGAATATAAATATTTTACATCACTATTAGTAATACCATACTGATCGCGGATTTGACCCTGGTTTTCTACGAAACCCGAAAATGAAAAGGGTGAAGCAAATAAATCTATAGAACCGGCCTTTACAGAAATATTTACAATAGCAAATAGTATGGTAAAATAAATTTGTCTCATTAGAAAAAAATTAACAGTGAAGGATTACATTTATAAATGTAGCTAAGTTTAAGCAGAAAGTATGTATTTTCTGCACATATGGGTAAGGGCTCTGCCAATCCTTCTATTTATACGTTGAACAGTAATAAAGATTCATCAATAATCTTATCTGGTAAATAAAGTTACTTCGCAGTGGCTAAGAAAAAATTATTACATCTTTCAGAGCTGGCGCACTTCTCCAATGTATTCCAGCATCGGAAAGATTTAAAGGGTATGTGGCAGGAATCAGTTTTTAAAAACAATAACAACATTACCCTGGAACTGGGGTGTGGTAAAGGAGAATATTCTATATCACTTGCACGTCAGTTTATTACCCGGAATTTTATTGGCATAGATATAAAAGGCAGCCGTATATGGCGCGGCGCGAAAACAGCGCTGGAAGAAAACAGAATAAATGTTGTTTTTCTTCGTGCTTATATTGATCATCTTACTGAATATTTTACCAGCGAAGAAGTACATGAAATCTGGATTCCTTTTCCTGATCCTTATCCTGAAAACCGTAATGCACGAAAGAGGCTTACCGCGGCACGTTTTCTTGACAGGTACCGTAAAATACTTAAACCAGGTGGAATCATTCATTTAAAAACCGATGATATGATGTTGTATACGTTCACACTGGAAACACTCGAAAAAAATGATTGTCGTATTATTTTTTGCTCGGACAACATCCTTCCACTATATGAAACTGATAAAATGCTGTCCATACAAACTTTCTATGAACAAAAGCATATTTCTAAAGGTAAAACAATAAAATACATCAGATTCAGCTTTAAATAGTATGAAAGAAGATAATTTCTATGAACGGGTTTATGCGGTGGTAAGAAAGATCCCGAGAGGTCGTGTTACCAATTACGGGGCTATCGCAGATTATATCGGCACGGGCATGAGTGCACGGATGGTTGGATGGGCAATGCATGGCGGCCAGGCCATTTTGCCTAAGGTTCCTGCCCACCGGGTGGTAAACCGTAACGGGCTGCTTACAGGCAAGCACCATTTTTCAACACCTACACTGATGATGGAATTGCTGGAAGCAGAGGGAATATCAGTTGAAAATAACCAGGTTACACATTTCAGGAAACTATTCTGGGATCCTTTCCTGGAACTGAATTCACGAAGCAATAAGAAATCAGGACTTTCAAAAAAGAAGAGAAAATAAAACGTATAAATTATGGAGGACTGTCTGACAAATTTTTTAATTCAGCAGAACACTTAATTTCCCTGTCCCGGTAGATTTATTTTACCACACTACCGCTGCATATCATTCTGCGGAGCAATTTCTTTTCTAATATTTTGCTTTTCCTGTTTCTTATTTTTTTGCAAATGCTGCCTTGATTTTTTTGACTTTGGAATTTTAGTAACGATAACCGGTTTCTCGGTAAGTTCAGTGTAATTTATATTCAGATTTTCTTGGGATAAAGGAAAATTAACGGCTGCCTTATCAGCAGCAAATAGGCTTGTTCCATTCGCATTTTGTATCAGACATAAAACAGGAATGGAAAACAGAATTACATGAATAACCTTTTTAAACATTCGATTTAGTTGAGTGCATATTAAAAATACTAAATTTTAATGGAGGTTAATGTTTTTGGAAGAACTAAAATAAAAAAAAGTTGCTTCTTTATCAAAGCAACTTTTTCTAACCTCACTTTTACTTACACTTATTTCCCGTGGCTGTGAACTTTTTTCTGAGCTCTGGCTTTCACCTGGTCACGGTGTTGCCA from Chitinophagales bacterium carries:
- a CDS encoding SBBP repeat-containing protein, yielding MRQIYFTILFAIVNISVKAGSIDLFASPFSFSGFVENQGQIRDQYGITNSDVKYLYSNGLFNLQLRSNGFSYEIFKEDRIAMPHPEAGISDKDHDIYKPAQRSVLSSNRIDVIFEHANPSPIIIAEENSDTYFNYFISPAYNNGIRQVQAFNRISYKDIYPGIDLVFTANSNFELEYFFVVHPKAKASLIKMQYKGASAIALDKNNNLSAKSLTGFIRETNLFCYLGESKKHVFAKRRIHNRELSFEVPSFIDNTLIIDPNIIWGSYYGGNGNEGINTEITVDHGGKPIIAGTTSSTSLIASTGAYQNNFQGVLDICVAKFKTDGNLGWATYFGGSEQDIGYSITSDTSNNIYVAGNTTSDGLATDGAYMTHRAGQGDGILIKFNGSGMLLWSTYYGGSSPDQGRKVCVDNYGHVFMAGYCNSDEGIATPGTYQETYGGSGDAYVAMFTTKGVLRWGTYFSGAGQDRAHAVTADGKGAVYIEGTCESSSGIATNGAHQTTFGGATDAFLAKFDTSNGHLFWATYYGGEAEDHGRGVVCDAEGNVYITGFTGSKNNIATAGAYQQLLNLDGTPGGFDALLAKFSTDGKRIWGSYYGGEGNDTFYGMAIDSNSNIYIAGSTRSAEGIATPNAIQPAIDDAYNSDAALAKFDKNGNLLMGTYWGEESSDGFYDISTDTEGFVFADGHTCGALPVTPGVYQLQNNGECDYAVYKIYCGDNCYDVNEPNETRSSAALITATTATDSWGYSANIASSEDHDWFKVKIKSDYTNLKITLADITRTYTIKLYNDQGIIIDSSQFNGLNPQQVIFNNDQTGTVFIQIAHDNQQFDPDNCYRLLVNKSSTPFTFQKEKYNQWCSNCNIIDFTITPNPAGKYLNIFFTSQSPPRGAITLYDMVNKPVFTKQVRVEEGQAMYQIILPSLPAGYYICEWKEDETVIRKKVMINQ
- the trmB gene encoding tRNA (guanosine(46)-N7)-methyltransferase TrmB yields the protein MAKKKLLHLSELAHFSNVFQHRKDLKGMWQESVFKNNNNITLELGCGKGEYSISLARQFITRNFIGIDIKGSRIWRGAKTALEENRINVVFLRAYIDHLTEYFTSEEVHEIWIPFPDPYPENRNARKRLTAARFLDRYRKILKPGGIIHLKTDDMMLYTFTLETLEKNDCRIIFCSDNILPLYETDKMLSIQTFYEQKHISKGKTIKYIRFSFK
- a CDS encoding MGMT family protein, with translation MKEDNFYERVYAVVRKIPRGRVTNYGAIADYIGTGMSARMVGWAMHGGQAILPKVPAHRVVNRNGLLTGKHHFSTPTLMMELLEAEGISVENNQVTHFRKLFWDPFLELNSRSNKKSGLSKKKRK